The sequence below is a genomic window from Sphingobium sp. KCTC 72723.
CCGATTTCCTTTTCTGGCTGTTAATCATCCGATACGGACACATATAACGCGGTGGCGGCTAACGCGACACTATCTCTGATTAACTACCCGAGGGGCGGTCAAATTTGACAACCCCCCGTATTCGCAATAGCCAATGCACCATGGGCCAACCCGCTGCACAGAATCGAGTCGTGACTCCCGCCGCTTGTATGAGACGCAAGCGGCAGGCGCTCTATGATGCTGACTTTGTTCAATGTAAGTTGCAAATCCCAATTAGCTTTGCCGAGCACCTAAAGGAGCTGAAGGCCCGCCATAAAATGCGCGGCCTTGACCATGTTGTTTCTGCGATGATTAGAAAAGCTATTCTTGCTTACTCTGCGGCTGAGCTGGTTCCACCGCCCCCGCCAGACGATCACATGAATATGAAGCAGATCGCCGTGCATATACCGCGCGAGCATCATGCCTTCCTTGAAGCCATCGCACATCGAAATCGTGGCATCCCGCTAGGGGCCGCGCTCGAAACCATTGGTGCCTACGTCAAGGATTTGACGCCAGCACCCGTGCAACTGCCACTGATCGAAGAAGGGGGAGCCGTGAGCGGATAAACGAAGCCCGGCACGAGGCCGGGCATCGGGGTTGCTATCAGGTGGTTGGCGCCACTTAAATCGCAAATCTGTCATTCAAAGCTAGTGATTAGATAGACCTCCCCGAACCCACTGTCAAGAAACAGCGCGTCTCGCGCCACGTTATAGCTTTGCCCGCGAACGGCCTTCCACATGGGAGGACGAACGATGCTGCTTACCCTTGAAACAAGCCTCGCTGACGTGCCGACAGGCGCAGTCGCGGAGCTGCGCGCCTTCGGCATTGTTGATGCGGACATTGCCGCCGCGTTCGAGCTTCAACAGAAGCAACGATCATGCGGCGTGCCGGTCCTGCCACTGGCCGTCATTTGCGGCGTGCGTCCACTCGAACGCGGCACAAAGACAGGGCTTAGCCACACCGCCTCGCGCCTCATCGGCACAAAACCCCGCGGCCGCACAAGTCGGGGCGGTACGCACGTCACAGGGCGGCCCGTATGGGCGAACAGCGTCAGGACCGGGGATGCGGCCGAGGCCGAATTTGTCCGGCCCGTCTCATTCGATCAACTGAAAGAGCTTCGCCGCGCCATCCATCTGATGTTCGAGCGCGCGCGAGATCTAGCCGCCGAAGCAAGGCAGGGTGGCGAGCTAACGCCCGAACAGCATAAGCTGACACTCTTCACCCGGTCTTGCCGAGATATGCTCCTCAAGATCGTGGACGAGCTGCGCTATCGCAAAGGCTGGTGCGTGCCCTCTTATGAGACGCTCATGCGCTGGACGCGGCTTGGCCGACGCACCGTGAAATACTCGCTCGACCGGCTGCGCGAGTTGGGCTTACTCGAATGGATCAGACGGTACGACTACACCCGCGACAGCCAGCACGGGGCGCGATCCGAACAGACCTCCAATCTCTACCGCTGCCATGTCCCTCAGTGGATCGGTAAGATGATCGGGCTTTTCTCCCCAGTCCCCGAGGATGAGACGCAGCGCCGGGCTGACAGCTTGGAGCAACACGCGGATATGCTCGCATCGGTCGGAGCAATCGAGCGCCGCCGCCTTATGCCCGACGACCCAGCCCAGCGGGCGGCACTGATCCTGGCCGCCGAGCGCTCCGCTGCCCGGCAAGCCTCAGATGCGTATTCCCGTGGGTGCAATAACGGCACTGCTCCTCATACAGTTTTATATTCTATCTCTACGGAGAAGCGGAGTTGCCCTAGTCGGGCAACGATTCAGCCCTGACGGGCATCGAGGCGGCACGCTAACGGCTTCGATTTCGCCATCAGCGCCAGATCAAAGGACAGGACCGTCGGCTTCGCCGCCGGAATGCTCCCCAGGTGGAGCAAGCGGCTATGACAGCTTCATATTACTCCCCGTCGCGCTTGCTGCCCGCTTTGAATGGCCTCAGCGTCAATATGCGGCTCCGTTTGAAGGGAACGCGATCCGACTTTTCAAAGCCTAAAGCGATAATTCGGCGGGTTAGCGATTGTCCGCTTTTGTTCAATACGCTATTACCGGACTATGAAACTGACGCCGACCGCCGCTGCTAAAGAAGCTGTGAAACGCCTCAACGGAACGTGGCACGGGTCTTACGGCAAGGCGCGTTGCCCGGCACATGAGGATCGCAGCCCGTCGCTTTCCGTCACACCTGGGAAAGACGTGGTGTTGTTCCACTGTTTCGCCGGTTGCAACCAGGCCGAGATAATGGCTGCGCTATCCCGGCATGGCGGATATGTCCGCCCTACAGAACGCGACACTACGCCGCCTGTTGCCCGCGACCTGGCACCGCTGGCGCGCGAGCTATGGAGCAAGGCGTTGCCGATCGCCGGCACCCCTGCCCAACTCTATCTTGAAATGCGCAAAATCGGCCATTCAACAATTGGCCGATATGAGCCTGCATCGCTTGTCTACGAAGAAGGCAAAAAGCTGCGCCTGCCGGCGCTGCTCTTGCCAATCACCGAGCGCCGCCAAGTCATCGCTCTCAAGCGCATCTTCGTGGACCGGGCAGGAAATAAGAACGGCAGTTTGGTCGAACCCAAACGCACCCTCGCTCTACCGCGCGGCGGCTCAATTC
It includes:
- a CDS encoding helix-turn-helix domain-containing protein; the protein is MLLTLETSLADVPTGAVAELRAFGIVDADIAAAFELQQKQRSCGVPVLPLAVICGVRPLERGTKTGLSHTASRLIGTKPRGRTSRGGTHVTGRPVWANSVRTGDAAEAEFVRPVSFDQLKELRRAIHLMFERARDLAAEARQGGELTPEQHKLTLFTRSCRDMLLKIVDELRYRKGWCVPSYETLMRWTRLGRRTVKYSLDRLRELGLLEWIRRYDYTRDSQHGARSEQTSNLYRCHVPQWIGKMIGLFSPVPEDETQRRADSLEQHADMLASVGAIERRRLMPDDPAQRAALILAAERSAARQASDAYSRGCNNGTAPHTVLYSISTEKRSCPSRATIQP
- a CDS encoding toprim domain-containing protein, giving the protein MKLTPTAAAKEAVKRLNGTWHGSYGKARCPAHEDRSPSLSVTPGKDVVLFHCFAGCNQAEIMAALSRHGGYVRPTERDTTPPVARDLAPLARELWSKALPIAGTPAQLYLEMRKIGHSTIGRYEPASLVYEEGKKLRLPALLLPITERRQVIALKRIFVDRAGNKNGSLVEPKRTLALPRGGSIQIGRIEADHLNLAEGFEDAESVIRMFGLTGCWSANGIEQYAHLVIPDHVRTITVYSQHGSAATRGLAKGEANLTANGRRLSVELPPIGGDWNDAWRAAA